A DNA window from Niabella yanshanensis contains the following coding sequences:
- a CDS encoding glycoside hydrolase family 130 protein, which yields MDSFFKRTLGLLGLIAMAFSTMAQQPLPHWTLGPFIRPAGANPIIVPDTQTLFFDPMSRKKLAWEAGDVFNPAAVVRNNKIYVLYRAEDLSGMGIGKRTSRLGLAESHNGIAMKKSPEPVFYPAEDSQKDNEWPGGCEDPRVAVTAEGLYVMLYTQWNRKVARLAVATSKDLVNWTKHGPAFAKAYDGKFKDMFCKSGSVVTQLKKGKQVITRVNGKYMMYWGERFMNIATSDDLVNWTPTLDKEGKLDMIVKPRNGHFDSDLTECGPPALITDNGILVLYNGKNKGNKDRDTNYTANTYAAGQVLFDLKDPSKVISRLDQPFFVPTEPFEKSGQYPAGTVFIEGLVYFKSRWFLYYGCADSRVGVAVFDPRTR from the coding sequence ATGGATAGTTTCTTTAAAAGAACATTAGGATTGTTGGGTCTTATTGCGATGGCATTTTCAACAATGGCACAACAGCCATTGCCCCATTGGACTTTAGGTCCTTTTATAAGGCCCGCCGGGGCCAATCCCATTATTGTTCCGGATACGCAAACGCTTTTTTTCGATCCCATGAGCAGGAAAAAACTGGCCTGGGAGGCCGGTGATGTTTTTAATCCCGCAGCCGTGGTTAGGAACAATAAGATCTATGTGCTCTACCGTGCAGAAGACCTGTCGGGAATGGGTATTGGTAAACGCACGTCCCGCCTGGGGTTGGCTGAAAGTCATAATGGTATTGCGATGAAGAAAAGTCCTGAGCCGGTTTTCTATCCTGCTGAAGATAGCCAAAAGGATAATGAATGGCCAGGAGGCTGTGAAGACCCGCGCGTAGCGGTTACTGCTGAAGGTTTATATGTAATGCTCTATACCCAATGGAACCGGAAAGTAGCGCGGCTGGCTGTGGCTACCTCGAAAGACCTGGTCAACTGGACCAAGCATGGGCCTGCATTTGCCAAAGCTTATGACGGTAAATTCAAAGATATGTTCTGTAAGTCGGGCTCAGTGGTAACCCAACTTAAAAAAGGAAAGCAGGTGATCACCCGTGTCAACGGAAAGTATATGATGTATTGGGGAGAACGTTTTATGAATATTGCTACTTCCGACGACCTGGTTAACTGGACACCCACCCTGGATAAAGAGGGCAAACTGGATATGATCGTAAAGCCCAGGAACGGCCATTTTGATAGCGACCTTACCGAGTGTGGTCCGCCGGCTTTGATAACCGATAACGGCATCCTGGTATTATACAACGGTAAAAATAAAGGGAACAAAGACCGCGATACTAATTACACGGCCAATACCTACGCGGCAGGCCAGGTCTTATTCGACCTGAAAGATCCTTCCAAAGTCATCAGCCGGCTCGATCAGCCCTTTTTTGTACCTACAGAGCCTTTTGAAAAAAGCGGGCAATACCCGGCAGGTACGGTCTTTATCGAAGGCCTGGTATACTTTAAAAGCAGATGGTTTTTATATTACGGCTGTGCTGATAGCAGGGTAGGGGTGGCTGTTTTTGATCCCCGTACCCGTTAA